Proteins from a single region of Methanobacteriaceae archaeon:
- a CDS encoding GNAT family N-acetyltransferase — translation MHLQKMNKEKHDSLMVSKLIYEADVDTFNFFFGNQENASRKLQKLVAAGNNSLGYEQIYVATNEDSRILGVMVYSIGKIDKIKELKVLFKNLNILDSLRFIMLEILDSIFMSDLDDDDYYFAIVAVDEQARGQGIGSFILEEGIKIARKKGCKRAVLDVDIENEGALRLYERFGFKKFKEKIISIFGWKKGAYNMEYLLEN, via the coding sequence ATGCATCTTCAAAAAATGAATAAGGAAAAACATGACTCCTTAATGGTTTCAAAACTTATCTATGAGGCTGATGTGGATACATTCAATTTTTTCTTCGGTAACCAGGAGAATGCATCTCGGAAACTCCAGAAACTGGTGGCTGCCGGGAACAACAGTCTGGGTTATGAGCAGATTTACGTGGCAACCAATGAAGACTCCCGTATTCTAGGAGTTATGGTCTATTCAATTGGGAAAATAGATAAAATAAAAGAATTAAAGGTTCTATTCAAAAATCTTAATATTTTAGATTCATTGAGATTTATAATGCTTGAAATACTGGACAGTATTTTTATGTCTGATCTGGATGATGATGACTACTATTTTGCCATAGTAGCTGTTGATGAGCAAGCAAGAGGACAGGGAATCGGTTCATTTATCTTAGAAGAAGGCATAAAAATTGCCCGGAAAAAAGGTTGTAAAAGGGCTGTTCTGGACGTTGACATAGAAAATGAGGGTGCTTTAAGGTTGTATGAAAGATTCGGTTTCAAAAAATTTAAAGAAAAAATTATATCAATATTCGGGTGGAAGAAAGGGGCTTATAATATGGAATATCTGCTTGAAAATTAG
- a CDS encoding PadR family transcriptional regulator gives MWDAFRNLHREFHERIEEMQRFGGLRIWILHVIDEHGPANGVEIMDGIQAHYEAIERAAPFDRVSCRGPKRRTPRPSPGSVYPMLKKMVEEGLINKLDDGKYELTERGQEIVYKIGGRFGFHKKMDRGELSIRKALTEIEGYISYLEDIKEEKLASHKNLIAELSERLKKMEESLPDK, from the coding sequence ATGTGGGATGCCTTTAGAAATCTGCACAGAGAATTTCATGAGAGAATAGAGGAAATGCAAAGATTCGGAGGTTTGAGAATCTGGATATTGCATGTAATTGATGAACATGGTCCTGCAAATGGTGTGGAAATTATGGATGGGATTCAGGCTCACTACGAGGCAATAGAACGTGCGGCACCATTTGACCGTGTGTCCTGCCGAGGCCCCAAACGCAGGACACCCCGGCCTTCACCAGGCTCAGTGTATCCTATGCTTAAAAAAATGGTTGAAGAAGGTTTAATCAACAAACTTGACGATGGAAAATATGAACTAACTGAAAGAGGACAGGAGATAGTTTATAAAATAGGGGGACGTTTCGGATTCCATAAAAAAATGGACCGTGGGGAATTATCCATAAGAAAAGCACTCACAGAAATCGAAGGGTATATCTCATATTTAGAGGACATAAAAGAAGAAAAACTGGCTTCTCATAAAAATTTAATAGCAGAATTAAGCGAAAGACTCAAAAAAATGGAAGAATCACTTCCAGATAAATAA
- a CDS encoding 4Fe-4S ferredoxin, which translates to MKFEKEIRSSIETECEDYFLGAVDLSLLENQLTKKYDSLIAEYPRAISVGITLPSFYDRLKDYKKFYKQTNCQLKYITSQLSRLLEREGYQALPMPKSRKNHPHISFHEAVAYLAEMGKIENNLLITPEAGSKVNWGTVLTNAPL; encoded by the coding sequence ATGAAATTTGAGAAGGAAATAAGGAGTTCCATTGAAACAGAATGCGAGGATTATTTCTTAGGAGCGGTTGATTTATCTCTTTTAGAAAATCAACTGACTAAAAAATATGATTCATTAATCGCAGAATATCCTCGAGCAATATCAGTGGGGATAACCTTACCCAGTTTCTATGACAGATTAAAAGATTATAAAAAGTTTTACAAACAGACAAACTGCCAGTTAAAATACATCACCTCACAATTAAGCAGGTTACTGGAAAGAGAGGGATATCAGGCTTTACCCATGCCCAAATCTCGAAAAAATCATCCTCACATTTCATTCCACGAAGCAGTTGCTTATCTGGCAGAAATGGGTAAAATTGAGAATAATCTTCTGATAACACCTGAAGCAGGATCAAAGGTTAACTGGGGGACTGTGTTAACCAACGCCCCATTATGA
- a CDS encoding class I SAM-dependent methyltransferase: protein MLTEYRMKMLNREASSPKNKPSAIVEHLDIVDGMVVGDIGCGGGYFTYKFSKKVGLNGRVYAIDTHRKSLDYIGNKSRKEMLNNIKPVLAEENGFKLPETVDLFFLRNVFHHLHNRVEYFKNIKQFLKNKGRIAIIDYEKKKYTFTGLFGHYTPESVLLDIMNKAGFYPLEKHEFLPDQLFVIFARKGD, encoded by the coding sequence ATGTTAACTGAATACCGGATGAAAATGTTAAACAGAGAAGCATCTTCACCTAAAAATAAGCCATCTGCCATTGTTGAACACCTCGATATAGTAGATGGAATGGTTGTGGGTGATATAGGCTGTGGTGGAGGATATTTTACCTATAAATTTTCCAAAAAAGTAGGTTTAAATGGCAGGGTGTATGCAATTGATACCCATCGCAAATCATTGGATTACATAGGAAATAAATCAAGAAAAGAGATGTTAAACAATATAAAACCTGTGTTAGCAGAAGAAAACGGATTTAAATTGCCTGAAACCGTGGACTTATTCTTTTTAAGAAATGTGTTCCATCACCTCCACAACCGGGTTGAATACTTTAAAAACATTAAACAATTTTTAAAAAACAAGGGCAGAATTGCCATTATTGATTATGAAAAGAAAAAATACACCTTCACAGGACTATTTGGACATTACACTCCAGAAAGCGTTCTTTTAGACATTATGAATAAAGCAGGATTCTATCCTCTGGAAAAACATGAATTTCTACCGGATCAGTTATTCGTAATTTTCGCCAGGAAAGGAGATTAA
- a CDS encoding GNAT family N-acetyltransferase — protein sequence MSIKAAVKNHFINHLFKEDGGNLSFQEHLANNSKIHGDYFIQDKTEDGALGEIHQEKLVFRRFSWEDFDESAELFKKVFNAGPWYDNWRSLDEVRNYLGELASNPVFEGFIVQENSHIIAACMGRRRSWWNGKEFFVDEFLVENDMQGEGIGTKLMNFVSQSLLKEGYTRIILFTNKGIPAEIFYLKNGFYNNQNRTVMVKEL from the coding sequence ATGTCAATAAAAGCAGCAGTAAAGAATCATTTCATCAACCATCTTTTTAAAGAAGATGGGGGTAACTTATCATTCCAAGAACATTTAGCTAACAATTCCAAAATCCATGGGGATTATTTTATCCAAGATAAAACTGAAGATGGAGCATTGGGAGAGATTCACCAGGAAAAATTGGTATTTAGAAGGTTCTCCTGGGAAGATTTTGATGAATCTGCAGAATTATTCAAAAAAGTATTTAATGCAGGGCCCTGGTATGATAACTGGAGATCACTTGATGAAGTCAGAAACTATCTGGGTGAATTAGCTTCCAACCCGGTTTTCGAAGGTTTTATAGTCCAGGAAAACTCGCATATCATTGCTGCTTGCATGGGACGCAGAAGATCATGGTGGAATGGAAAGGAGTTCTTTGTTGACGAGTTCTTGGTGGAAAATGACATGCAGGGCGAAGGGATTGGAACAAAACTCATGAATTTTGTATCTCAAAGTCTACTAAAAGAAGGATATACACGTATAATCTTATTCACCAACAAAGGAATACCTGCTGAAATTTTTTACTTGAAAAACGGTTTTTATAATAATCAAAACAGGACAGTCATGGTTAAAGAACTTTAA
- a CDS encoding CPBP family intramembrane metalloprotease — translation MKKKGLYFVILTFIFSYLLASVYYLMGGRIQDPGFMFMAIGYMFIPMIIAIILQKFLYKDSLKDLGLSLKFNWWWVVAWILPLILSILTFAVGLLIPGVQYSPGMEGFIARLSESLTPEQLEMLKAQITSSPLIIFVTMIIQGLIYGATINAVAAFGEEYGWRGFLQKQYSYMSFWKMSLVIGVIWGLWHAPIIIQGYNYPQNPIIGVFMMIGFTVLFTPLIAYVRIRSGSVIAAAIMHGTLNATAGIAILFTSGGSDLTVGVMGLAGFISMAILNLLLVFYDKKLAEESIM, via the coding sequence ATGAAGAAGAAAGGATTGTATTTTGTTATTTTAACATTCATTTTCAGTTACCTCCTTGCTTCAGTTTATTATCTGATGGGAGGACGGATTCAAGACCCGGGCTTCATGTTCATGGCCATTGGATACATGTTCATCCCGATGATAATTGCCATCATACTGCAGAAATTCCTTTATAAAGATTCCCTAAAGGATCTGGGTTTATCATTAAAATTTAACTGGTGGTGGGTTGTTGCCTGGATATTACCTTTGATTCTATCTATTTTAACCTTTGCAGTGGGTCTGCTCATTCCAGGAGTTCAATACTCGCCAGGAATGGAAGGATTCATAGCCAGATTAAGCGAATCCCTAACTCCCGAACAATTAGAAATGCTAAAAGCTCAGATAACAAGTTCACCATTAATAATATTCGTAACCATGATAATTCAGGGTTTGATATATGGGGCAACCATCAATGCAGTGGCTGCCTTTGGTGAAGAATACGGATGGAGGGGATTCCTCCAGAAACAATACAGTTACATGAGTTTTTGGAAAATGTCCCTGGTGATAGGTGTGATATGGGGATTATGGCACGCTCCCATCATAATTCAGGGTTATAATTATCCTCAAAACCCAATCATTGGCGTGTTCATGATGATTGGTTTCACAGTTCTTTTCACCCCCCTCATCGCTTACGTTCGTATCCGTTCTGGATCAGTCATTGCTGCAGCTATAATGCACGGGACCCTGAATGCCACCGCAGGAATAGCCATACTTTTTACCAGTGGAGGAAGCGATCTCACAGTGGGAGTGATGGGACTGGCAGGATTTATTTCCATGGCCATACTCAACCTGTTACTGGTATTCTATGATAAAAAACTGGCTGAAGAGTCGATAATGTAA
- a CDS encoding MBL fold metallo-hydrolase has translation MSQEIKTIHLKIFGGLASVNCYLVRIEGNFILIDTGDSRNRNKIDKELEKAGCTSQNLKLILLTHGDTDHTGNCAFIRDKYSTRVAMHLGDLGMVEKGDMLYNREGNIISRIISPFMGLSKSNRFTPDILVDDGYDLNLYGWDARVIHIPGHSSGSIGVLTVNGEFFCGDLFSSNGKASVHSIMDDKVKAKESIEKLKKLNINQVYPGHGEPFPWTNLTEV, from the coding sequence ATGAGTCAAGAAATAAAAACCATTCACTTAAAAATATTTGGTGGATTAGCCAGTGTAAACTGCTACTTAGTAAGAATTGAGGGAAACTTTATCCTGATAGACACTGGAGACTCAAGAAATCGTAATAAAATAGATAAAGAGCTTGAAAAAGCTGGTTGCACATCTCAAAATCTTAAGTTAATCTTGTTAACCCATGGTGACACTGACCACACAGGAAACTGCGCCTTTATCCGTGATAAATACAGTACAAGGGTAGCCATGCATCTGGGTGATTTAGGGATGGTTGAAAAGGGGGATATGTTGTACAATAGGGAAGGAAACATCATATCTAGGATAATAAGTCCTTTTATGGGTTTAAGTAAATCCAACAGGTTCACACCGGATATTCTGGTGGATGATGGTTATGATCTCAACTTGTACGGATGGGATGCTAGGGTGATCCACATTCCAGGACATTCATCGGGTTCAATAGGCGTACTAACAGTAAATGGCGAGTTTTTCTGTGGGGATCTCTTTTCAAGCAATGGAAAAGCATCCGTCCATTCCATCATGGATGATAAGGTCAAGGCAAAAGAAAGCATAGAAAAACTAAAAAAGTTAAATATTAATCAGGTTTACCCGGGCCATGGGGAACCATTCCCCTGGACTAATTTAACCGAGGTATAA
- a CDS encoding NAD(P)H-dependent oxidoreductase, with translation MKIGIIVHSQTNNTYSVAEKLHEKLQEAGNDVNIERVNMVGGNKPQGKDIQIENPPEVAEYDAIVFGSPVHAFSLAPAMKVYLEQIPSLQDKKVALYVTKALPLNFTGGTRAIGQMEKICQSKGATIVGTDIVVWRGDINKKINDLTRKFSVIF, from the coding sequence ATGAAAATAGGAATTATAGTACATTCCCAAACCAATAATACCTATTCTGTTGCTGAAAAACTCCATGAAAAGCTTCAGGAAGCGGGTAACGATGTGAATATTGAAAGGGTGAATATGGTGGGGGGTAATAAACCTCAGGGTAAAGATATACAGATCGAAAACCCTCCAGAGGTTGCAGAATACGATGCCATAGTCTTTGGCTCTCCAGTACATGCCTTTTCACTGGCACCAGCAATGAAGGTGTACTTAGAACAAATCCCATCCTTGCAGGATAAAAAAGTGGCACTTTACGTGACCAAGGCATTACCATTAAATTTCACAGGTGGAACCCGGGCCATAGGACAGATGGAAAAAATATGCCAGTCCAAAGGGGCTACTATTGTGGGTACAGATATCGTGGTCTGGAGGGGTGACATAAATAAAAAAATCAATGACTTGACCCGGAAATTCAGTGTAATATTTTAA
- a CDS encoding bile acid:sodium symporter family protein, protein MEVILQQFANLSVLIYIVSTMLSMGLSFYPKQFIEPLKDKNLILKSLAANFVILPILTYIILQIIPLQQGLAIGLILMAAGAGSPFMLKLVQFTKADIAFAVGLMLILSMVTLIYMPLVLSILLPGVSVNPLSIAVSLLVLIFIPLISGTVIKSRYDKIAKTIQPTFNQISNIFIFTVIVLYLILNYQDFLAVFGTGALIAAFGFVLTAFIIGYLLGGPSQNTKTVLGLGTAIRNSSAAFVVAIANFSSEYDVMAMIIVVYMISIIMMMIISGEIGKRSKVS, encoded by the coding sequence ATGGAAGTTATTCTTCAGCAGTTTGCTAATTTAAGTGTTTTAATATACATCGTAAGCACCATGTTATCTATGGGGCTTAGTTTTTACCCTAAACAATTTATAGAGCCGTTAAAAGATAAAAATCTTATATTAAAGTCTTTAGCCGCAAATTTCGTAATATTGCCAATCTTAACCTATATTATACTGCAGATAATTCCTCTCCAGCAAGGTCTTGCCATAGGCCTGATTTTAATGGCTGCAGGTGCAGGTTCACCTTTCATGCTGAAATTGGTTCAATTTACCAAGGCAGATATTGCCTTTGCAGTGGGATTGATGTTAATATTATCCATGGTCACGTTAATCTACATGCCACTGGTCCTTTCTATTCTTTTACCCGGCGTATCGGTGAATCCATTATCTATAGCAGTTTCCCTGCTGGTATTGATATTCATACCCTTAATTAGTGGAACGGTTATCAAATCACGGTATGATAAAATAGCTAAAACTATTCAACCAACTTTTAACCAGATATCTAACATATTCATCTTTACAGTAATAGTTCTTTACTTGATTCTAAACTACCAGGACTTTTTGGCAGTATTCGGTACTGGAGCATTGATAGCTGCTTTTGGTTTCGTATTAACTGCTTTTATAATCGGATACTTACTTGGCGGTCCTTCCCAGAATACAAAAACAGTGCTAGGTCTGGGTACTGCTATAAGAAACTCCTCTGCTGCTTTTGTGGTAGCTATAGCCAATTTCAGCTCGGAATATGATGTCATGGCCATGATAATAGTAGTTTACATGATCAGCATAATCATGATGATGATCATCTCCGGGGAAATTGGAAAAAGAAGCAAAGTTTCATAA
- a CDS encoding glycosyltransferase, translating into MALEKFLNNVNSFWLRWKVSIGALAILFMVALLIAHTMINSDVIWLQIILFTFGSYYLLITISSFFHIEHPKKKDLKPFVSIIVPAHNEEHTISESVQSICQMDYFKDGKKNFELVVVDDGSTDQTPRVLENLKQSLNFKLIRREPPLSGKGKGAALNAGLKVCRGECILVFDADAIVKPDFLSLMTKYFSDPEVVGVQAKVRMKNPSVNHLTSLQDDEFATFNRIIQKGRTVIDGATALGGNGQMVKRKTIESVGGWNEKSITEDLDLSVSVLLDQGTIKYCDQAIVYQEAVPHWKNFLKQRIRWAEGHLETMINSSWKVLKTPGIPLSRRIDFLFYLVGINIVFLILLSYVLGFIQFLIGGFKSSIPEILWIFASLVFFPTIITGLYFEVDKRPHIIIYRSLRFWLFCLHWIPVFFAALYRVITVRNKFWVKTTHKGSNLILKSPREIKSTLNSPMISSQKNKSIRNLLIVEDEIIFAQDLQITLEQMGYKVLGITTSAEDALKKIAIKKPDLVLMDIILQGNIDGIDATHEIWKRFKIPVVYITAHSDQRTLERLKASPYAGLLIKPINISSLTQILEKI; encoded by the coding sequence TTGGCCCTAGAGAAGTTTTTGAATAATGTTAACAGTTTTTGGCTGAGATGGAAGGTAAGTATAGGTGCTCTGGCAATCCTCTTTATGGTAGCTTTGTTGATTGCCCATACAATGATTAATTCCGATGTTATCTGGCTTCAAATTATATTATTTACATTTGGTTCTTATTATCTGTTAATTACCATTTCAAGTTTTTTCCATATAGAACATCCTAAAAAAAAGGATTTAAAACCTTTTGTAAGCATAATAGTACCTGCGCATAATGAAGAACATACTATTTCAGAGTCTGTCCAGTCTATATGCCAGATGGATTACTTTAAAGATGGGAAAAAGAACTTTGAACTGGTTGTGGTTGATGATGGATCAACAGATCAAACACCTCGAGTTCTAGAAAATCTTAAGCAATCTCTAAATTTTAAGTTAATTAGAAGAGAACCTCCCTTGTCAGGAAAAGGTAAAGGCGCAGCCCTAAATGCAGGGCTAAAGGTATGTCGGGGAGAATGTATTTTAGTTTTTGATGCCGATGCCATAGTTAAACCTGACTTCCTGTCATTGATGACCAAGTACTTTTCTGATCCAGAGGTAGTGGGAGTGCAAGCAAAGGTTCGAATGAAAAATCCATCTGTAAACCACCTCACATCACTCCAGGATGATGAATTCGCCACATTTAACAGAATTATACAGAAGGGCAGAACAGTTATAGATGGAGCAACTGCATTAGGTGGCAACGGACAGATGGTGAAAAGGAAAACCATAGAATCAGTAGGGGGCTGGAATGAGAAATCCATTACTGAAGATTTAGATCTTAGTGTAAGTGTATTGTTAGACCAGGGCACTATAAAGTACTGTGATCAGGCCATTGTATACCAGGAGGCAGTTCCTCACTGGAAAAACTTCCTAAAACAAAGAATCAGATGGGCGGAAGGACACCTTGAAACCATGATCAATTCTTCATGGAAAGTCCTGAAAACTCCAGGCATACCCCTGAGCCGCAGAATAGATTTTCTCTTCTACCTCGTGGGAATAAATATAGTATTTCTAATATTACTTAGCTATGTCTTGGGATTTATCCAGTTTTTGATAGGAGGATTCAAGTCATCCATACCAGAAATACTATGGATTTTCGCATCACTAGTCTTTTTCCCAACCATCATAACTGGTCTGTACTTTGAAGTAGATAAAAGACCGCATATAATTATTTACCGTAGCTTAAGGTTCTGGTTATTCTGCCTGCATTGGATCCCTGTATTTTTCGCTGCCCTCTATAGGGTAATAACCGTTCGAAACAAATTTTGGGTTAAAACTACCCATAAAGGATCAAATCTTATCTTAAAGTCTCCTAGAGAAATAAAATCCACCCTCAACAGTCCTATGATCTCATCTCAAAAAAATAAATCAATTCGTAATCTTTTAATTGTTGAGGACGAGATAATATTCGCCCAGGACTTGCAGATAACCTTGGAACAAATGGGATACAAAGTTTTGGGAATCACAACTTCTGCTGAGGATGCCCTTAAAAAAATTGCAATAAAAAAACCAGACTTAGTTTTAATGGATATCATCCTGCAAGGAAATATTGACGGAATTGATGCAACCCATGAGATATGGAAGCGTTTCAAAATACCAGTGGTCTACATAACTGCTCATTCAGATCAAAGAACTTTAGAAAGATTAAAAGCATCCCCCTATGCAGGGTTATTAATAAAACCCATAAATATCAGTTCTTTAACACAGATTCTAGAAAAAATATAG
- a CDS encoding acetoacetate decarboxylase family protein, with protein sequence MFQTQEGYTYLMPAHFGGGEFDPEAKLTQKATALSISYETNQKLLENYIPEGFELRAPEIQVVFNRFTEINWMHGGYYNLIDVSAPVRFNGKKEQVDGNYSLVVWENNTTPILGGREQTGIPKIYADIEDLHILKPHYSTTASYAGNTFLNINFEATDEITGEELEQYKAQFSSLNTIGWRYIPKVGVPGAELSQFILYPQGMEMETAQRGNASLKWTEMTPMQNPAQSHIINSLAALPIKKITNAMFSEGKAILRAFGARILE encoded by the coding sequence ATGTTCCAAACACAAGAAGGCTACACCTATCTGATGCCGGCTCATTTCGGTGGGGGTGAGTTTGATCCCGAGGCAAAACTCACCCAGAAAGCAACAGCACTGTCTATCAGTTATGAAACTAACCAGAAACTTCTTGAAAATTATATTCCTGAAGGATTTGAACTGCGGGCTCCTGAGATTCAGGTTGTTTTCAACAGGTTTACTGAGATCAACTGGATGCATGGTGGATACTATAATCTAATTGATGTGTCTGCACCGGTCAGATTTAATGGTAAGAAAGAACAAGTGGATGGAAACTATTCACTGGTGGTCTGGGAAAATAACACCACACCTATACTCGGAGGACGTGAACAAACAGGAATTCCCAAAATTTACGCGGATATAGAAGACCTGCATATTCTAAAACCTCACTATAGCACCACAGCCAGTTATGCTGGAAACACTTTTTTAAACATTAATTTTGAAGCCACCGATGAAATCACTGGAGAGGAATTAGAACAATACAAAGCGCAGTTTTCATCTTTAAACACCATTGGGTGGAGATATATTCCTAAAGTTGGAGTTCCCGGGGCTGAATTAAGTCAATTTATCCTTTATCCTCAGGGCATGGAAATGGAAACAGCGCAAAGGGGAAATGCCAGTCTAAAGTGGACTGAGATGACTCCAATGCAAAATCCTGCCCAGTCCCATATAATCAACAGTCTCGCTGCCCTACCTATAAAAAAGATAACTAATGCTATGTTCTCAGAGGGGAAGGCTATTCTTAGGGCGTTTGGTGCTAGAATCTTAGAATGA
- a CDS encoding SDR family oxidoreductase, translating into MSNSEYYKDKICIVTGGNSGIGYALCEELLKRGAIVYMAGRNPERVSNAAEQLSEYGDRIHTIIVDVTVQEQVQKAIEDTVAEEGRLDMLFNNAGVGGTLPFENATLEDWKNIIDTNLWSVIYGVHTAVPIMLKQGSGHIINTSSAAGIIPFPFQALYSLTKFGVTGLTECLKYEYAEKGLYFSTICPSDIATPIYKKSIDGKIHDEAKIPEDAYPVDKAATYILDQVSEKKGIIIVPEEPTTQGWRSYVQGKEEAEKILLQMAHDRRESYEKRGTYF; encoded by the coding sequence ATGAGTAATTCAGAATATTATAAGGATAAAATTTGTATTGTAACTGGGGGAAATTCAGGTATTGGGTACGCACTATGTGAGGAACTCTTAAAAAGAGGAGCAATTGTTTACATGGCAGGACGCAACCCTGAAAGGGTATCAAACGCCGCAGAACAGCTTTCAGAATATGGAGATCGGATTCACACAATTATAGTGGATGTAACAGTTCAAGAACAGGTGCAAAAAGCCATTGAAGATACTGTGGCAGAGGAAGGTCGGCTGGACATGTTATTCAACAATGCAGGGGTTGGCGGGACTCTGCCGTTTGAAAATGCTACCTTGGAAGATTGGAAAAATATCATTGACACCAATTTGTGGAGTGTTATTTACGGGGTCCATACAGCAGTGCCCATTATGCTGAAACAGGGATCTGGACACATCATCAACACCAGCTCAGCTGCAGGGATTATACCTTTCCCTTTCCAGGCGCTATATTCTCTTACAAAATTTGGGGTGACCGGCCTCACAGAATGTCTGAAATACGAGTATGCGGAAAAAGGACTCTATTTTTCGACCATATGCCCGTCTGATATAGCAACACCCATCTATAAAAAATCAATTGATGGGAAGATTCATGATGAAGCTAAGATCCCCGAAGACGCGTATCCTGTGGACAAAGCAGCAACATATATTTTAGATCAGGTATCCGAAAAAAAGGGAATAATTATAGTACCTGAGGAACCTACTACCCAAGGCTGGAGAAGTTATGTACAGGGTAAAGAGGAAGCAGAAAAAATTTTACTGCAAATGGCCCATGACCGTAGAGAATCCTACGAAAAGCGAGGAACTTACTTCTAA